One region of Candidatus Acidiferrales bacterium genomic DNA includes:
- the rpoN gene encoding RNA polymerase factor sigma-54 yields the protein MNGQRPQLHLRLAQKQILTPGLVQMVSVLALNKLELRQMINQEMVENPILEELAEEAQTLENPSDEAFAQNETEKAAEDQAESDPFDEMDIKAFFDDYLETTERPREREEIEKPSFETFLSSPTSLADHLEWQLGLTPCEEKVREAAHSIIGNLDEDGCLSATFEEIARSGNHELADVEQALKLLQEFDPPGVASRDLRECLLLQLRMIAPDSTLAQQIVADHLKQLQNKQYKEIARALNRSVPAVMTAIDIIRRLDPRPGQRYNKTNPRLIEPDVFIVKSGDDYQILMNEDDLPQLRLSPVYRKLLDRAVSTREVRNYVKERFTSAVQLLKNIEQRKHTIIRVCESIIRRQRDFLDFGIDALKPMMIKEVAEEVGVHPSTVSRAVANKYSHTPQGVFELRYFFSEAVSGPQGGHTSLVTLKRRVKKMIEEEDANHPLTDEQIAKRLAGEGILVTRRTVAKYREDMKIPSTHQRRVKA from the coding sequence ATGAACGGACAGCGGCCACAACTGCATCTCCGGCTTGCGCAAAAGCAGATCCTCACACCCGGGCTCGTCCAGATGGTAAGCGTGCTCGCGCTTAACAAGCTCGAGCTGCGACAGATGATTAACCAGGAGATGGTTGAGAATCCCATCTTGGAAGAGCTGGCGGAGGAGGCGCAGACCCTGGAAAATCCCAGTGACGAGGCCTTCGCTCAGAATGAAACGGAAAAGGCCGCCGAGGATCAGGCTGAGTCGGATCCCTTCGATGAGATGGACATCAAGGCTTTTTTTGACGACTATCTGGAGACGACCGAGCGGCCGCGCGAGCGCGAAGAAATCGAAAAACCGTCCTTTGAAACTTTCCTCTCTTCGCCCACATCGCTGGCCGATCACCTGGAGTGGCAGCTCGGGCTGACGCCATGCGAGGAGAAGGTTCGGGAAGCGGCCCACTCGATCATCGGAAATCTGGATGAGGACGGCTGCCTGAGCGCGACCTTTGAGGAAATCGCCCGCTCGGGCAACCACGAGCTTGCTGATGTCGAGCAGGCGCTCAAACTGCTGCAGGAGTTTGACCCGCCGGGAGTGGCATCGCGCGACCTGCGCGAATGCCTGCTGCTACAGTTGCGGATGATCGCCCCGGATAGCACGCTGGCGCAGCAGATCGTTGCCGACCACCTCAAGCAACTTCAGAACAAGCAATACAAGGAAATAGCCCGCGCCCTGAACCGATCGGTTCCCGCGGTGATGACGGCCATTGACATCATACGACGGCTCGACCCCAGGCCCGGCCAGCGCTACAACAAGACGAATCCAAGGCTCATCGAGCCGGACGTATTCATCGTCAAGTCGGGCGATGACTATCAGATTCTGATGAACGAGGACGATCTGCCCCAATTGCGCTTGAGCCCGGTCTATCGCAAACTGCTCGACCGGGCGGTGTCCACGCGCGAGGTTCGCAACTACGTAAAGGAACGATTCACCTCAGCGGTTCAATTGCTCAAGAATATCGAGCAGCGAAAGCACACCATCATCCGTGTCTGCGAATCGATTATTCGACGGCAACGGGATTTCTTGGATTTCGGCATCGATGCCCTGAAGCCGATGATGATCAAGGAGGTGGCGGAGGAGGTGGGGGTACACCCCTCGACGGTGAGCCGCGCGGTTGCGAACAAGTACTCCCACACTCCCCAGGGTGTTTTTGAGCTGCGCTATTTCTTCTCGGAAGCGGTCAGTGGCCCGCAGGGAGGGCACACCTCGTTGGTTACGCTGAAGCGCCGGGTGAAGAAGATGATTGAAGAGGAAGATGCCAATCATCCGCTGACCGACGAGCAGATCGCCAAGCGTCTTGCCGGGGAGGGCATCCTTGTGACGCGGCGGACAGTGGCCAAGTACCGCGAAGATATGAAAATTCCAAGCACTCATCAACGCCGTGTGAAGGCATAA